In Carya illinoinensis cultivar Pawnee chromosome 6, C.illinoinensisPawnee_v1, whole genome shotgun sequence, a single genomic region encodes these proteins:
- the LOC122313249 gene encoding caffeic acid 3-O-methyltransferase-like, translating to MGSPANQISNDNKPSIDEEYGGVEYAGALVSSFIFPMVFNTCIELDVLEIINKAGTGSQLSPHAIAAQLPIRNNNPDHAPAVLLDRMLYLLASYNILSCSVETLEDGGGVQRRYGLTSAGSCFVRNEVRGSMAPLSLLTRHQTIMDMRFHLKDAVLEGGYAFEKAHGMPVYKYNEKDPIFGEAFNFSMSQYSILVVNQILKKYMGFEGLSTFVDVGGGIGGTLNLIISKYPSIKGINFDVPEVLRNAPYLNGIEHVGGDMFKEVPKGDAILLKLVLHNWDDEQCLKILQNCYKALPETGKVIIIDPVLPVAPEATNFCKFATQSDHIVFNLLGAGKERTEPEFRALATAAGFSDFRIACCVCAYLVMELHK from the exons atggGTTCCCCTGCAAACCAAATTAGCAATGATAACAAGCCCTCCATTGACGAAGAATATGGAGGAGTCGAATATGCAGGCGCTTTGGTCAGCTCTTTCATCTTCCCAATGGTGTTTAATACATGCATAGAGCTCGACGTGCTTGAGATCATTAACAAAGCAGGCACAGGCTCCCAACTCTCGCCCCATGCCATCGCTGCTCAGCTTCCAATTCGAAATAATAATCCAGATCATGCGCCTGCGGTTTTGTTGGACCGCATGCTGTATCTGCTTGCTAGCTACAATATACTCAGTTGCTCTGTGGAGACCCTCGAAGATGGAGGAGGAGTTCAGAGACGTTATGGTCTCACTTCTGCTGGGAGCTGCTTTGTAAGAAACGAGGTGAGAGGATCCATGGCTCCCTTGTCTCTCCTCACTCGTCACCAGACTATTATGGACATGCG GTTTCACTTGAAGGATGCAGTGCTTGAAGGTGGGTACGCATTTGAGAAAGCTCATGGAATGCCAGTCTACAAGTACAACGAGAAAGATCCTATATTTGGAGAGGCTTTCAATTTCTCCATGAGTCAATACTCCATCCTTGTGGTCAACCAAATTCTCAAGAAATACATGGGTTTTGAGGGCTTGTCAACGTTTGTAGATGTTGGTGGTGGAATAGGAGGGACCCTCAACTTGATCATCTCCAAGTACCCTTCCATTAAAGGCATTAACTTTGATGTCCCTGAAGTATTACGCAATGCCCCATATCTTAATG GCATAGAACATGTCGGAGGAGATATGTTCAAAGAAGTCCCAAAGGGAGATGCCATATTGTTGAAG CTTGTTCTTCACAATTGGGACGATGAGCAATGCCTGAAAATACTGCAAAATTGCTACAAAGCCCTACCGGAAACCGGAAAGGTAATTATCATCGATCCAGTGTTGCCTGTAGCCCCAGAGGCAACCAACTTCTGCAAGTTTGCAACACAAAGTGACCATATAGTGTTCAATTTGCTTGGAGCTGGAAAGGAGAGAACAGAGCCTGAGTTCAGGGCATTGGCAACTGCAGCTGGATTTTCAGACTTCCGAATTGCATGCTGTGTTTGTGCCTATTTGGTCATGGAGCtccacaaataa